From a region of the Chloroflexota bacterium genome:
- the xylA gene encoding xylose isomerase produces MTQHKFSFGLWTVGNVGRDPFGEPVRKTLSPVEIVHLLAEVGAWGVNFHDNDLVPIDASASQKAQIVADFKQALKDTGLVVPMATTNLFGHPAFKDGAFTSNDPAVRAYALQKTMAAMDLGAEFGAKTYVFWGGREGSETDASKNLLEGLKWFREALNFLCDYSNAQGYGYRFALEAKPNEPRGDIFLPTTGAMLGFIQTLDQPEMVGVNPEVAHETMAGLNFTHAVAQALDAGKLFHIDLNDQNSGRYDQDYRFGAQNYKQSFFLVKLLQDAGYDGPLHFDAHAYRSEDLEGVKDFARGCMRTYQILVEKVQRFNADPEIQALLAQINAPNADVERFRGGYTPERAAALKAYQFDRQALGERGLGYEKLDQLTFELLMGAR; encoded by the coding sequence ATGACACAACATAAATTTAGCTTTGGATTATGGACAGTTGGCAATGTTGGGCGCGACCCATTTGGCGAGCCAGTGCGCAAAACCCTCTCGCCAGTTGAAATTGTCCATTTGTTGGCTGAAGTTGGGGCATGGGGCGTAAATTTTCACGATAATGATTTAGTGCCGATTGATGCCAGCGCCAGCCAAAAAGCCCAAATTGTGGCCGATTTCAAGCAAGCGCTCAAGGATACTGGCTTGGTTGTGCCGATGGCAACCACCAATTTATTTGGCCATCCGGCCTTCAAAGATGGCGCGTTTACCAGTAATGATCCGGCTGTGCGGGCCTATGCCTTGCAAAAAACCATGGCGGCCATGGATTTGGGCGCTGAATTTGGCGCGAAAACCTATGTGTTTTGGGGTGGCCGCGAAGGCAGCGAAACCGATGCCTCAAAAAATCTGCTGGAAGGCTTGAAGTGGTTCCGCGAAGCGCTCAACTTCTTGTGTGACTATAGCAATGCCCAAGGCTATGGCTATCGTTTCGCCTTGGAAGCCAAGCCCAATGAACCACGCGGCGATATCTTCTTGCCCACCACCGGAGCCATGTTGGGCTTTATTCAGACCCTCGATCAGCCAGAGATGGTGGGTGTCAATCCAGAAGTTGCCCACGAAACCATGGCTGGCTTGAATTTTACCCATGCGGTGGCCCAAGCGCTTGATGCTGGCAAACTATTCCATATCGACCTCAACGATCAAAATAGTGGCCGCTACGACCAAGATTATCGCTTTGGAGCGCAAAACTATAAACAAAGCTTTTTCTTGGTGAAATTACTGCAAGATGCTGGCTACGATGGCCCATTGCACTTCGATGCTCATGCTTACCGCAGCGAAGATCTTGAGGGAGTTAAAGATTTTGCCCGTGGTTGTATGCGCACCTACCAAATTTTGGTCGAAAAAGTTCAGCGCTTCAATGCTGATCCAGAGATTCAAGCGCTATTAGCCCAAATCAACGCCCCAAATGCTGATGTTGAGCGATTCCGTGGTGGCTATACGCCAGAACGTGCCGCTGCGCTCAAAGCCTATCAATTTGATCGCCAAGCGCTTGGCGAACGCGGCCTCGGCTACGAAAAGCTCGATCAACTGACCTTCGAGTTGTTGATGGGAGCGAGATAG
- the yicI gene encoding alpha-xylosidase, protein MKFTDGYWMMREGVNALFASQAYDGQINDTTLTVYAPGKRINHRGDTLNLGTITARFSSPMPDVVRVKLTHFEGQRSLGPNFAIAESANESVSTSEDEQEFRLTSGKLSVQIPKTGDWSINFWAENRRITSSGRKGVGYISMADAGEFMHEQLSLGVGEQVYGLGERFTAFVKNGQSVDVWNQDGGTGSEQAYKNVPFYLTNRGYGVFVNQPENVAFEIASEKVSRVQFSVPGQSLEYFVIYGPTPKEILEKLTALTGRPALPPAWSFGLWLTTSFTTSYDEQTVTSFIQGMADRDLPLHVFHFDCFWMREFHWCDLEWDSRTFPDPEGMLKRLKDRGLKICVWINPYIAQRSAMFREGMEHGYLVKKPNGDVWQSDMWQSGMGLVDFTNPAACAWYAAKLKSLLDMGVDCFKTDFGERIPIDVAYFDGSDPQRMHNYYTHLYNKTVFDLLKTERGENDAVVFARSATAGGQQFPVHWGGDCESTFESMAESLRGGLSLGLSGFGFWSHDIGGFEGMPPVEIYKRWIAFGMLSSHSRLHGNHTYRVPWIYDEEAVDVLRYFTKLKSRLMPYLYGAAVTASTSGIPVMRAMLLEFPNDPTCDFLDRQYMLGDSLLVAPVFAYDNTVTYYVPAGRWTHITTGAVVEGPRWVTETHDMLSLPLLARPNSLIAIGNNSERPDYDYSSGVTLNLYQLGDGQAAYTMVPATNGDIAASWSARRDGDTISIVQEGQASDWQVVLVGVQQVASADGALVEQHPLGVQLTALDHATKLVVKLK, encoded by the coding sequence ATGAAATTTACTGATGGATATTGGATGATGCGTGAGGGCGTTAATGCGCTCTTTGCATCACAGGCCTATGATGGCCAGATTAACGATACAACCCTGACGGTCTATGCGCCAGGCAAGCGCATCAATCATCGGGGCGATACACTGAACCTAGGCACAATTACCGCCCGTTTTTCCTCGCCCATGCCCGATGTGGTGCGGGTCAAACTTACCCATTTTGAAGGCCAACGTTCACTCGGCCCCAATTTCGCAATTGCCGAATCGGCTAATGAGAGCGTGAGCACTAGCGAAGATGAGCAAGAATTTCGCTTGACCAGCGGCAAATTGAGCGTGCAAATCCCCAAAACTGGCGATTGGAGCATCAATTTTTGGGCTGAGAATCGCCGCATTACCAGCAGTGGCCGCAAAGGCGTTGGCTACATAAGCATGGCCGATGCTGGCGAATTTATGCATGAGCAATTATCGCTTGGAGTTGGTGAGCAAGTCTATGGCTTGGGTGAACGCTTCACCGCCTTCGTCAAAAACGGCCAATCAGTCGATGTTTGGAACCAAGATGGTGGCACGGGCAGCGAGCAAGCCTACAAAAATGTGCCATTCTACCTAACCAATCGTGGTTATGGTGTGTTCGTCAATCAGCCCGAAAACGTGGCCTTTGAAATTGCCTCGGAAAAAGTTTCGCGAGTGCAATTTAGCGTGCCAGGCCAAAGCCTCGAATATTTCGTGATCTATGGCCCAACGCCCAAGGAAATTCTGGAAAAACTGACTGCTTTGACAGGCCGCCCCGCTTTGCCACCAGCATGGTCGTTTGGTTTATGGCTCACCACTTCGTTTACCACCTCGTATGATGAGCAAACCGTCACCAGCTTTATCCAAGGTATGGCCGACCGCGATTTGCCCTTGCACGTTTTCCATTTCGATTGCTTTTGGATGCGCGAATTCCACTGGTGTGATCTTGAATGGGATTCACGCACCTTCCCTGATCCTGAGGGCATGCTCAAGCGGCTCAAAGATCGTGGCTTGAAGATTTGTGTTTGGATCAATCCGTATATTGCCCAGCGCTCGGCGATGTTCCGCGAAGGTATGGAGCATGGCTACTTGGTCAAGAAGCCCAACGGCGATGTCTGGCAATCGGATATGTGGCAATCAGGCATGGGCTTGGTCGATTTCACCAACCCCGCTGCTTGTGCTTGGTATGCAGCCAAACTCAAAAGCCTGCTCGATATGGGCGTAGATTGCTTCAAAACCGACTTTGGCGAACGAATTCCAATCGATGTAGCCTATTTCGACGGCTCCGATCCCCAGCGGATGCACAACTACTACACTCATCTTTACAACAAAACCGTGTTTGATTTGTTGAAAACTGAGCGCGGCGAAAACGATGCGGTGGTGTTTGCGCGATCGGCGACGGCTGGTGGCCAACAATTCCCGGTGCACTGGGGCGGTGATTGCGAATCGACCTTCGAATCGATGGCTGAAAGTTTGCGCGGCGGTTTATCGTTAGGGCTTTCAGGTTTTGGCTTCTGGAGCCACGATATTGGCGGCTTCGAGGGCATGCCACCAGTTGAAATTTACAAACGCTGGATTGCCTTTGGCATGCTTTCATCACACAGCCGTTTGCATGGTAACCACACCTATCGCGTGCCGTGGATTTACGATGAAGAAGCCGTCGATGTGCTGCGCTACTTCACCAAACTCAAATCACGTTTGATGCCCTATCTTTATGGTGCTGCTGTGACCGCTTCCACCAGTGGCATTCCAGTGATGCGAGCCATGTTGCTGGAATTTCCCAACGATCCGACCTGCGATTTCCTTGATCGCCAATATATGTTGGGAGATTCGTTGTTGGTTGCGCCAGTATTCGCCTATGACAACACGGTGACCTACTATGTGCCTGCTGGCCGCTGGACGCACATTACGACTGGTGCGGTGGTTGAAGGCCCGCGCTGGGTCACCGAAACTCACGACATGTTGAGCCTGCCATTATTGGCTCGCCCCAACAGCTTGATTGCGATTGGCAACAACAGCGAGCGCCCCGATTACGACTATAGCAGCGGCGTGACCCTGAATTTGTACCAATTGGGCGATGGTCAAGCCGCCTACACTATGGTTCCTGCAACCAATGGCGATATTGCGGCCTCGTGGAGTGCCCGCCGCGATGGTGACACGATCAGCATCGTGCAAGAAGGCCAAGCCAGCGATTGGCAAGTGGTGTTGGTTGGTGTGCAACAAGTCGCCAGCGCCGACGGCGCTTTAGTCGAGCAACATCCGCTCGGCGTGCAGCTCACCGCACTTGATCACGCCACCAAGTTGGTGGTCAAGTTGAAGTAG
- a CDS encoding carbohydrate ABC transporter permease, whose translation MTSLPIKSTLKKPHQAGFGRYLVLAALIIAVLVVLLPFAIVVINAFKTPTDYASNGPLSWPSAWSIDGIVEFWQRVDYSQKLLNSLLISASVAVIGVLLSLLNAFALGIGRIKGRVWLLILFMVANTLPQESLVYPLYYLSKEFDLYNTRFVVILIFSVIQSAFGTYLLSSVFSTFPKEMLEAAMLDGCNKLQLLFKIIVPVSRPTLSVLFTFFFIWTWNEFFLPLILLISNDRQTVPIAVGVLQGQRNMEATLSSASALLGILPCFIFFLIFQRTLTKGIAAGSVK comes from the coding sequence ATGACCAGCCTACCAATCAAATCGACCCTTAAAAAACCACATCAGGCTGGCTTTGGCCGCTACTTGGTCTTGGCTGCGCTGATTATTGCAGTGCTGGTGGTGCTGCTGCCTTTTGCAATTGTGGTGATCAATGCCTTCAAAACTCCGACTGATTATGCCAGTAACGGCCCGCTCAGTTGGCCAAGCGCATGGTCGATCGATGGGATCGTCGAGTTTTGGCAGCGGGTCGATTATAGCCAGAAGTTGCTCAATAGCTTGCTGATTAGTGCGAGCGTGGCGGTGATCGGTGTGCTGTTATCGTTGCTGAATGCCTTTGCGCTTGGGATTGGCCGCATCAAAGGCCGCGTTTGGCTGTTGATTCTATTTATGGTTGCCAACACCCTGCCCCAAGAATCACTGGTTTATCCGTTGTACTACCTCTCCAAAGAATTCGATCTCTACAACACACGCTTTGTCGTGATCTTGATTTTCTCGGTGATTCAGAGCGCCTTTGGCACCTATTTGCTCTCATCGGTGTTCAGCACGTTTCCCAAAGAGATGCTCGAAGCAGCAATGTTGGATGGCTGTAACAAACTGCAACTCTTGTTTAAGATTATTGTTCCGGTCAGCCGCCCAACCCTCTCGGTGCTCTTTACCTTCTTTTTCATCTGGACATGGAACGAATTTTTCTTGCCGTTGATTTTGTTGATTAGCAACGATCGCCAAACGGTGCCGATTGCGGTGGGCGTGCTGCAAGGCCAACGCAACATGGAAGCCACCTTATCTAGCGCTTCAGCCTTGTTGGGAATTCTGCCCTGCTTCATCTTCTTCTTGATCTTCCAACGCACTCTGACCAAAGGCATCGCCGCAGGTAGTGTGAAGTGA
- a CDS encoding sugar ABC transporter permease codes for MMLKRSTNSGYWWFLLPGLILFVMVIAIPFLMNIGTSFTNWQGVGTPKWAGLDNYARLFRDSTFWASFRNNLAMLIAMTIVPTLLGLLLAAVLYDYIGNKFGSGTASFFRAAFYLPQILPVAIAGVVWAWILHPNYGALNGLLETLGLENLTRNWLGNRQTALPSVMMIMVWFQLGYPLVIFMAGLQRIDPEIYEAAVLDGASWFDRFRFITIHLIRPEIFVVLLTTTIASLKVFGQIYVLTRGGPGNATLVPSYFAYQNFFEKANVGYGAAIATVMTLIIIVLTIIFIRRQSAEEL; via the coding sequence ATGATGCTTAAACGTTCAACAAACAGCGGCTACTGGTGGTTTTTGCTACCTGGCTTGATTCTGTTTGTGATGGTTATCGCCATTCCCTTCTTGATGAATATTGGCACAAGTTTTACCAACTGGCAGGGTGTCGGCACGCCAAAATGGGCTGGGCTTGATAACTATGCCCGCTTGTTCCGTGATAGCACCTTTTGGGCATCATTCCGTAACAACTTGGCGATGCTGATTGCTATGACGATTGTGCCAACCTTGCTAGGTTTATTGCTGGCAGCGGTGCTCTACGATTACATTGGCAATAAATTTGGCTCTGGCACGGCGAGCTTTTTTCGGGCAGCCTTTTATCTGCCGCAAATTTTGCCCGTGGCGATTGCTGGCGTGGTGTGGGCTTGGATTCTGCACCCCAACTATGGAGCGCTGAATGGCTTGCTCGAAACGCTTGGCCTCGAAAATTTGACCCGCAACTGGCTGGGTAATCGCCAAACTGCCTTGCCTAGCGTCATGATGATTATGGTTTGGTTCCAACTAGGCTATCCGCTGGTAATTTTCATGGCTGGTTTGCAACGCATCGATCCTGAGATTTACGAGGCAGCGGTGCTCGATGGCGCAAGCTGGTTTGATCGCTTTCGCTTTATCACGATTCACCTGATTCGGCCTGAAATTTTTGTGGTGCTGCTAACGACCACAATTGCCTCACTCAAAGTTTTTGGCCAAATTTATGTGCTGACCCGTGGCGGCCCAGGTAATGCCACCTTGGTTCCTTCCTACTTTGCCTATCAAAACTTCTTCGAGAAGGCCAATGTTGGCTATGGCGCAGCGATTGCCACCGTCATGACCTTGATCATCATTGTGCTGACGATCATCTTTATTCGTCGCCAATCAGCCGAGGAGCTTTAA
- a CDS encoding extracellular solute-binding protein: protein MSTSKSTFRLSFMLLLVLITSILAACGSETATTAPSGSTTTSNEPRTIKLWHYEGANSAMGIAWAESIKQFQASHPGVTIQFEEKGFEQIRQTAGMVLNSDETPDILEYNKGNATAGLLSTQGLLTDLSEVATQRGWDKLLSSSLQTTARYDEKGVMGAGKWFGVPNYAEYVMVYYNKDMFAKANLQVPTTLAEFEAVMDAFVQQGVTPLSVGAAEYPAQQIFYELVLSQADREFVNAFQLYQGDVDFRGPEFTYGAEKMAEWVSKGYISKDATGIKAEDMGVAFTNGTFPIMISGSWWYGRFTDEIKGFEWGTFLFPGNKLHPGSSGNIWAVPTNAKNKDLVYDFIDITMSQDIQTLLGNSGGVPVNADVSKITNEKNKELIQNFDAISKADGLAFYPDWPAPGFYDVLVANVQELIDGTKTPSEMLDAIAIPYQENRATLGK, encoded by the coding sequence ATGTCCACATCGAAGTCAACGTTCCGACTCTCTTTTATGCTACTCTTGGTTTTGATCACCAGCATCTTGGCGGCTTGCGGCTCTGAGACCGCTACCACTGCGCCAAGCGGCAGCACCACCACCAGCAACGAGCCACGCACCATCAAACTTTGGCACTACGAAGGTGCTAATAGTGCCATGGGTATCGCTTGGGCCGAGTCAATCAAACAATTTCAAGCATCACACCCTGGCGTAACGATTCAGTTTGAAGAAAAAGGCTTCGAGCAAATTCGCCAAACCGCTGGCATGGTGCTCAACTCCGATGAAACTCCCGATATTTTGGAATACAACAAAGGTAATGCAACCGCTGGCTTGCTTTCAACCCAAGGCTTGCTGACCGATCTTTCCGAGGTGGCGACCCAACGCGGTTGGGATAAATTGCTTAGCTCCAGCTTGCAAACCACCGCCCGCTACGATGAAAAAGGCGTGATGGGCGCTGGCAAATGGTTTGGCGTGCCCAACTATGCCGAATATGTCATGGTCTATTACAACAAAGACATGTTCGCCAAAGCCAATTTGCAAGTGCCAACCACCTTGGCCGAATTCGAAGCCGTGATGGATGCCTTTGTGCAACAAGGGGTCACGCCACTCTCAGTCGGTGCTGCTGAATATCCCGCCCAACAGATTTTCTATGAATTGGTGCTTAGCCAAGCTGATCGCGAATTCGTCAATGCCTTCCAACTCTATCAAGGCGATGTCGATTTCCGTGGCCCTGAGTTTACCTATGGCGCAGAAAAAATGGCTGAATGGGTCAGCAAAGGCTATATCAGCAAAGATGCCACTGGGATCAAAGCCGAAGATATGGGCGTGGCCTTCACCAATGGCACATTCCCAATCATGATTTCGGGTAGCTGGTGGTACGGTCGCTTCACCGACGAAATCAAGGGCTTTGAATGGGGCACATTCTTGTTTCCAGGCAACAAATTGCACCCAGGCTCAAGCGGTAACATCTGGGCGGTGCCAACCAATGCCAAAAACAAAGATCTGGTCTACGATTTCATCGATATCACGATGAGCCAAGACATTCAGACCTTGTTAGGTAATTCTGGTGGTGTGCCAGTCAACGCCGACGTGAGCAAAATTACCAACGAAAAGAACAAAGAATTGATCCAAAACTTCGATGCAATTTCCAAGGCCGATGGCTTAGCCTTCTACCCCGACTGGCCAGCCCCAGGTTTCTACGATGTCTTGGTTGCCAACGTTCAAGAATTGATCGATGGGACTAAAACACCCAGCGAAATGCTCGATGCAATCGCTATTCCATATCAAGAAAATCGGGCAACGTTAGGGAAGTAA
- a CDS encoding LacI family transcriptional regulator, whose amino-acid sequence MVDVAKRAGVALSTVSYALNGTRPISEETRQRIYAAMEELGYKPHALARGLASKRSKIIALLFPTPERGLGLTELEFVTSAAEAARNKGYHLVLWSLPTDSSELRQLLQQGLVDGVLVMEVHLNDPRIELLRELEFPFSMIGRCAESIGMSYVDIDFDRTTQLAVNCLAELGHRQIGFINHSQEAFEAGYGPTVRVAQRFNEAIAAAQLHGVSSFCHDSVAAGYETFNQLLTDHPALSGLIVMNERAIPGIIQAVSERGWSIPDDISLISLVSSARVAEMTLPTLTTLEPPIAELGALGVDLLIQQLEAQDRELPQALLPCQLVVRGSTGQARRTER is encoded by the coding sequence ATGGTCGATGTCGCGAAACGGGCCGGGGTTGCGCTCAGCACCGTCTCATATGCACTCAATGGAACGAGGCCGATCTCTGAAGAAACCCGCCAGCGGATTTATGCCGCGATGGAGGAGCTGGGTTACAAGCCGCATGCCTTAGCTCGCGGTTTGGCCAGCAAGCGTAGCAAAATTATCGCCCTGCTTTTCCCCACGCCTGAACGTGGCTTAGGCTTAACTGAGCTTGAGTTTGTTACCAGTGCGGCGGAAGCGGCTCGCAATAAAGGCTACCACTTGGTTTTATGGTCGTTGCCCACCGATTCCAGCGAGCTACGCCAACTCTTGCAACAAGGCCTTGTCGATGGCGTGTTGGTGATGGAAGTCCACCTCAATGATCCACGGATTGAATTACTGCGCGAGCTTGAATTTCCCTTCAGCATGATTGGGCGCTGTGCCGAAAGCATAGGCATGAGCTATGTTGATATTGATTTTGATCGGACGACCCAACTCGCAGTCAATTGCCTCGCTGAGCTTGGCCACCGCCAAATTGGCTTTATCAATCATTCACAAGAGGCATTTGAAGCTGGCTACGGACCGACCGTGCGGGTGGCGCAACGCTTCAATGAGGCGATTGCTGCCGCTCAATTACACGGCGTGAGCAGCTTTTGCCACGATTCAGTTGCCGCAGGCTACGAAACCTTCAACCAACTTTTAACCGATCATCCAGCTTTGAGTGGCTTGATTGTGATGAATGAACGGGCAATTCCAGGCATCATTCAAGCTGTCAGCGAACGTGGCTGGAGCATTCCCGACGATATTTCGCTGATTTCGCTGGTTTCTTCGGCGCGGGTTGCCGAAATGACCTTGCCAACCCTGACGACTTTAGAACCACCAATCGCCGAGCTTGGGGCGTTGGGGGTCGATTTACTCATCCAACAACTCGAAGCCCAAGATCGCGAGTTGCCCCAAGCACTTTTGCCATGTCAATTAGTTGTGCGCGGCAGTACCGGTCAAGCACGGCGCACAGAACGATAG